From Elephas maximus indicus isolate mEleMax1 chromosome 25, mEleMax1 primary haplotype, whole genome shotgun sequence, the proteins below share one genomic window:
- the GDF5 gene encoding growth/differentiation factor 5 produces MRLPKLLTFLLWHLAWLELEFICTVLGAPDLAQRPQGARPGLAKAEAKERPPLARNIFRPGGHSYGGGATNARAKGGSGQTGGLTQPKKGEPKKLPPRSGGPEPKPGHPPQTRQAAARTVTPKGQLPGGKAPPKAGSAPSPFLLKKAREPGPSREPKEPFRPPPITPHEYMLSLYRTLSDADRKGGNSSVKLEAGLANTITSFIDKGQDDRGPVVRKQRYVFDISALEKDGLLGAELRILRKKPSDTAKPAAPGGGRTAQLKLSSCPSGRQPAALLDVRSVPGLDGSGWEVFDIWKLFRNFKNSAQLCLELEAWERGRAVDLRGLGFDRAARQVHEKALFLVFGRTKKRDLFFNEIKARSGQDDKTVYEYLFSQRRKRRAPLATRQGKRPSKNPKARCSRKALHVNFKDMGWDDWIIAPLEYEAFHCEGLCEFPLRSHLEPTNHAVIQTLMNSMDPESTPPTCCVPTRLSPISILFIDSANNVVYKQYEDMVVESCGCR; encoded by the exons ATGAGACTCCCCAAACTCCTCACTTTCTTGCTTTGGCACCTGGCTTGGCTGGAACTGGAATTCATCTGCACTGTGTTGGGTGCCCCAGACTTGGCCCAGAGACCCCAGGGGGCCAGGCCAGGATTGGCCAAAGCAGAGGCCAAGGAGAGGCCCCCCCTGGCCCGGAACATCTTCAGGCCAGGAGGTCACAGCTATGGTGGGGGGGCCACCAATGCCAGGGCAAAGGGGGGCAGTGGGCAGACAGGGGGCCTGACACAGCCCAAGAAGGGTGAACCCAAAAAGCTGCCCCCCAGATCGGGTGGGCCTGAACCCAAGCCAGGACACCCTCCCCAGACAAGGCAGGCTGCAGCGCGGACTGTGACCCCAAAAGGACAGCTTCCTGGGGGTAAGGCACCCCCAAAGGCAGGATCTGCCCCCAGCCCCTTTCTGCTGAAGAAAGCCAGAGAGCCCGGGCCCTCTCGAGAGCCCAAGGAGCCGTTCCGCCCGCCCCCCATCACGCCCCACGAGTACATGCTCTCTCTGTACAGGACACTGTCCGATGCTGACAGAAAGGGAGGCAACAGCAGCGTGAAGTTGGAGGCTGGCCTGGCCAACACCATCACCAGCTTTATTGACAAAGGGCAAG ATGACCGAGGCCCTGTTGTCAGGAAGCAGAGGTACGTGTTTGACATTagtgccctggagaaggacgggCTGCTGGGGGCTGAGCTGCGGATCCTGCGGAAGAAGCCCTCAGACACGGCCAAGCCAGCGGCCCCCGGCGGTGGGCGGACTGCCCAGCTGAAGCTGTCCAGCTGCCCCAGCGGCCGGCAGCCGGCAGCATTGCTGGATGTGCGCTCCGTGCCAGGCCTGGATGGGTCTGGCTGGGAGGTGTTTGACATCTGGAAGCTTTTTCGAAACTTTAAGAACTCAGCCCAGCTGTGCCTGGAGCTGGAAGCCTGGGAACGGGGCCGGGCCGTGGACCTCCGTGGCCTGGGCTTTGACCGGGCTGCACGACAGGTCCATGAGAAGGCCCTGTTCCTGGTGTTTGGCCGCACCAAGAAACGGGAcctattctttaatgagattaaGGCCCGCTCTGGCCAGGATGACAAGACTGTGTATGAGTACCTGTTCAGCCAGCGGCGAAAACGCCGGGCCCCACTGGCCACTCGCCAGGGCAAGCGGCCCAGCAAGAACCCCAAAGCCCGCTGCAGTCGGAAGGCACTGCACGTCAACTTCAAGGACATGGGCTGGGATGACTGGATCATTGCACCCCTTGAGTATGAAGCCTTCCACTGTGAGGGGCTATGTGAGTTCCCCTTGCGCTCTCACCTGGAGCCCACGAACCATGCGGTCATCCAGACCCTGATGAACTCCATGGACCCTGAGTCCACACCACCCACCTGCTGTGTGCCCACGAGGCTGAGTCCCATCAGCATCCTCTTCATCGACTCTGCGAACAACGTGGTCTATAAGCAGTATGAGGACATGGTTGTGGAGTCTTGTGGCTGCAGGTAG